The following proteins are encoded in a genomic region of Corynebacterium atypicum:
- a CDS encoding DNA polymerase III subunit gamma and tau: protein MSLYRKYRPASFAEVVGQEQVTKPLSAALDTGRINHAYLFSGPRGCGKTSSARILARSLNCVEGPTSTPCGRCESCRALAPDGPGTLDVTELDAASHGGVDDIRELRDRAYFAPADSRYRVFIIDECHMISREGSNALLKVVEEPPEHLVFIFATTEPEKVIGTIRSRTHHYPFRLLTPQAMRGLLERTVAAEGVSVEDAVYPLVIQAGGGSPRDSLSILDQLIGGSGDGNVTYAKALPLLGVTDFTLIDATVEALAAADGARLFQTVDDVIENGIEPRRFVLDLLDRMRDLMVIQAVPEAFAMGLVSAPAGREEALRAQAGLFTGARIAQLADQINERLADMRGATSPKLLLEILLAHLLLTASAEHHGVPGVAGQGVAGAGVGGAGRSGGTGPSVGESGGASGPAGAGVGGAAPAVRGQQASRGSQAAREAIARAQAARGQAVDQERERAVEQHSAPEPDAAGPVSAAAEAAPSVQPQAEQAGHEQMQNVQPQSEQAQGGQPPSEQQAEGPLTEDALAGAVREKWAKLREAVGKANRVAQIMLAEAHVLGARGTEVVLGHNTGALAQRLNAESNNSTLVQVFSEELDQPVTVRCEVGTDPKAAGFSESAPPEPAWDPRAEPAETSDPAEPAEEQNPQASQPEPQERPAQEHGQAGQPADQQVQAGQPREAQRQEPQAHAGGSDAPDNDQAADDVVWGEPAQLGGTAAPAPPRLEPREQAEHAPTGRPAGGEDPTASAGTGSAAQPGASAPAPAASSASPAQTASAAAPAQPAHASAAEAARRAVEKHARRAQANAAANRTQHPADRFGVPLPSEPADDDAPPPPDPADARAEEEDMMREAALKPGTRDRRDALVVARELLEQELGAQRM, encoded by the coding sequence GTGTCGCTGTACCGTAAATATCGCCCCGCCAGCTTCGCCGAGGTAGTCGGCCAGGAGCAGGTGACTAAGCCGCTCAGTGCCGCCCTGGATACCGGGCGGATCAATCACGCGTACCTGTTTTCGGGCCCGCGTGGCTGCGGTAAGACGTCTTCGGCGCGCATCTTGGCCCGCTCGTTGAACTGCGTGGAGGGTCCGACGTCCACGCCGTGCGGCAGGTGTGAGTCCTGCCGGGCGTTGGCGCCGGATGGCCCGGGGACGTTGGATGTCACGGAGCTCGATGCCGCTAGCCACGGCGGCGTGGATGATATCCGGGAGCTGCGCGATCGGGCGTATTTTGCGCCGGCGGATTCGCGCTATCGGGTTTTTATTATCGACGAGTGCCACATGATCTCCCGCGAGGGGTCGAACGCGCTGCTCAAGGTGGTCGAGGAGCCGCCGGAGCACTTGGTGTTCATCTTTGCCACCACGGAGCCGGAGAAGGTTATTGGGACCATCCGTTCGCGTACGCACCACTATCCGTTTAGGTTGCTTACCCCGCAGGCGATGCGTGGGCTGTTGGAGCGCACCGTCGCCGCGGAGGGCGTGAGCGTTGAGGATGCGGTCTATCCGCTGGTGATTCAGGCCGGCGGTGGGAGCCCGCGGGACTCGCTGTCTATTCTGGATCAGCTGATCGGCGGCTCCGGGGACGGCAACGTGACGTACGCGAAGGCGTTGCCCTTGCTGGGGGTCACCGACTTCACGCTTATTGACGCCACGGTGGAGGCCTTGGCGGCGGCGGACGGCGCCAGGCTGTTTCAGACGGTCGACGACGTGATTGAAAATGGCATCGAGCCGCGGCGCTTTGTGCTGGATCTGTTGGACCGGATGCGGGATCTGATGGTGATCCAGGCGGTGCCGGAGGCGTTTGCGATGGGCTTGGTTTCTGCGCCAGCGGGCCGGGAGGAGGCGCTGCGCGCCCAGGCGGGGTTGTTTACGGGGGCGCGGATCGCGCAGCTTGCCGATCAGATTAACGAGCGCCTGGCGGATATGCGTGGGGCGACTTCGCCGAAGCTTTTGCTGGAGATTTTGCTGGCGCACTTGTTGTTGACCGCCAGCGCGGAGCACCACGGGGTGCCCGGCGTGGCCGGCCAGGGTGTGGCTGGCGCGGGCGTTGGTGGCGCTGGTCGTTCTGGTGGTACGGGGCCGAGTGTTGGCGAGTCCGGCGGAGCTAGCGGCCCGGCCGGCGCGGGCGTTGGTGGCGCGGCGCCTGCGGTCCGAGGGCAGCAGGCTAGCCGGGGCTCGCAGGCGGCTCGGGAGGCGATTGCCCGCGCGCAGGCGGCCCGCGGCCAGGCGGTGGACCAGGAGCGCGAGCGCGCGGTAGAGCAGCACTCCGCACCGGAGCCGGATGCGGCAGGGCCTGTGTCCGCTGCTGCTGAGGCAGCCCCGAGCGTGCAGCCGCAGGCTGAGCAGGCGGGGCATGAACAAATGCAGAACGTGCAGCCGCAGAGTGAGCAGGCCCAGGGCGGGCAGCCGCCGAGCGAGCAGCAGGCCGAAGGGCCGCTGACTGAAGACGCGCTCGCCGGCGCCGTCCGCGAGAAGTGGGCGAAGCTGCGCGAGGCCGTGGGCAAGGCCAACCGGGTCGCGCAGATTATGCTCGCCGAGGCCCACGTGCTGGGCGCGCGCGGCACCGAGGTCGTGCTCGGCCACAATACGGGAGCGCTCGCCCAGCGGCTCAACGCGGAGAGCAACAACTCGACACTGGTCCAGGTCTTCTCCGAGGAGCTCGATCAGCCGGTCACGGTGCGCTGCGAGGTGGGTACTGACCCAAAAGCGGCGGGATTTAGCGAGTCGGCGCCGCCAGAGCCGGCCTGGGACCCGCGCGCGGAGCCGGCCGAGACTTCCGATCCTGCCGAGCCCGCCGAGGAACAGAACCCGCAGGCAAGCCAGCCGGAGCCGCAGGAACGGCCCGCGCAGGAGCACGGCCAGGCCGGGCAGCCGGCAGACCAACAGGTGCAGGCGGGGCAGCCGAGGGAGGCACAGCGGCAGGAACCGCAGGCCCACGCCGGCGGCTCGGACGCGCCGGATAACGACCAGGCCGCTGACGACGTGGTCTGGGGCGAGCCGGCGCAGCTCGGCGGCACGGCTGCGCCCGCACCACCGCGCCTGGAGCCGCGGGAACAGGCAGAACACGCGCCGACTGGGCGCCCGGCCGGCGGCGAGGACCCCACAGCCTCGGCGGGTACCGGGAGCGCCGCGCAGCCGGGTGCTTCCGCGCCGGCGCCTGCTGCATCCTCCGCGTCGCCTGCACAGACCGCGTCCGCCGCGGCCCCTGCGCAGCCCGCGCACGCTTCGGCGGCTGAGGCGGCGCGACGGGCCGTCGAGAAGCATGCGCGCCGGGCGCAGGCCAACGCCGCCGCGAACCGCACGCAGCATCCCGCCGATCGCTTCGGGGTGCCGCTGCCGTCCGAGCCCGCTGATGATGACGCCCCGCCGCCCCCGGATCCTGCGGATGCCCGCGCGGAGGAAGAAGACATGATGCGCGAGGCGGCGCTTAAGCCCGGCACCCGAGACCGCCGCGACGCACTGGTCGTAGCCCGCGAACTGTTGGAGCAAGAGCTGGGAGCCCAGCGCATGTAG
- a CDS encoding YbaB/EbfC family nucleoid-associated protein — protein sequence MTEPTGQNNQDMPDMQQIIQQAQEMQAQLQTAQQEILATEIVGTAGGGLVSITLSGGGEVRDVKIDPKVVDPEDVETLQDLVQGAFADGYDKIGKLAEEKLGPLTPGSGDGLFG from the coding sequence ATGACGGAGCCCACCGGCCAGAACAACCAGGACATGCCGGACATGCAGCAGATCATCCAGCAGGCCCAGGAGATGCAGGCGCAGCTGCAGACGGCCCAGCAGGAGATTCTGGCCACGGAGATCGTCGGCACCGCCGGGGGCGGGTTGGTCTCGATTACGCTCAGCGGCGGCGGCGAGGTCCGCGACGTGAAGATTGACCCGAAGGTGGTCGACCCGGAGGACGTGGAGACTCTCCAGGACCTGGTGCAGGGTGCTTTTGCTGACGGCTACGATAAGATTGGCAAGTTGGCCGAGGAGAAGCTCGGCCCGCTGACGCCGGGCAGCGGCGACGGCCTCTTTGGCTAG
- the recR gene encoding recombination mediator RecR, giving the protein MFEGSLQDLIDELSRLPGIGPKSAQRIAFHLLRGEPEDINRLTKALGEVRDGVTFCRICCNISADDVCRICADSTRNGSVICVVEEPKDIQVIERTGEFNGRYHVLGGALDPLANVGPKELNITQLLQRIGGVLPDRRTVDSTAQAPEYEDALEITEVILATDPNTEGEATASYLVRLLRDFPGLKISKLASGMPLGGDLEFVDELTLSLALSGRLPV; this is encoded by the coding sequence TTGTTTGAAGGATCTCTCCAAGACTTAATCGACGAGCTCTCTCGGCTGCCGGGCATCGGGCCGAAAAGCGCGCAGCGCATCGCCTTCCACCTTCTGCGGGGGGAGCCCGAGGACATCAACCGGCTGACTAAGGCGCTCGGCGAGGTCCGCGACGGGGTCACCTTCTGCCGCATCTGCTGCAATATCTCGGCTGATGACGTCTGCCGTATCTGCGCCGATTCCACCCGTAACGGCTCGGTGATCTGCGTGGTGGAAGAGCCCAAGGATATCCAGGTGATCGAGCGCACCGGCGAGTTCAACGGGCGCTATCACGTGCTGGGCGGGGCTTTGGACCCGCTGGCGAACGTGGGCCCAAAGGAGCTCAATATTACGCAGCTGTTGCAGCGCATCGGGGGAGTGCTGCCGGACCGGCGCACTGTGGATTCCACCGCGCAGGCCCCGGAATACGAGGACGCCCTGGAGATCACCGAGGTGATTCTGGCCACCGACCCGAATACGGAGGGCGAGGCCACGGCCTCTTATCTGGTACGGCTGCTGCGCGACTTCCCTGGACTCAAGATCTCTAAGCTGGCCTCTGGAATGCCACTGGGCGGGGACCTCGAGTTTGTTGATGAGCTCACGCTCTCCCTGGCCCTGTCCGGCCGCCTGCCCGTGTAG
- a CDS encoding type I restriction-modification system subunit M N-terminal domain-containing protein, protein MASRIWKSANAMRSKIDANDYKDYILGFIFYKSHSEKEEQFLLDSGMTREEFPDLLIEDGYDTVRYV, encoded by the coding sequence TTGGCATCCAGGATCTGGAAGTCCGCCAACGCGATGCGATCAAAGATCGATGCCAATGATTACAAGGATTACATCCTTGGTTTCATCTTCTATAAGTCCCATTCTGAAAAAGAGGAGCAGTTCCTACTAGATAGTGGCATGACCCGGGAGGAGTTCCCGGACCTGCTCATCGAAGACGGCTACGACACTGTGCGCTACGTGTAA
- a CDS encoding AAA family ATPase, whose translation MIHNFVHACAGAGKTELIVQRCANTADQKRRLVITLTDSGQEELVSRLSVACRPSQMPDVMGWYAFMIRHYVRPYLPILFSNLRPTGFIFDRAMHPKNHFKVGGNRRYFSSNGSIYKETLPELAVKVAEAMQGAVEKRLGRIYDEIIIDEVQDISRKSLDIIERILNKSKPHLVLVGDVRQSLLDSDQTSSKNRNADRLELINWYRIHESTGRLETKELSETWRSNQGIADFSDRIFPTELGFAPTISQNKMVTGHDGVFLVHEQYLATYLEKYQPVPLRGSKASGKHLTDLEFKNIGTAKGLTYDRVIIFPTNPMLKLIANGKPLADKSACLFYVGITRARASVAIIVNDETLTRRLRENPFIPIRVWAPDTSEH comes from the coding sequence GTGATCCATAACTTCGTTCATGCTTGTGCTGGAGCAGGGAAGACAGAGCTCATCGTCCAAAGATGCGCTAACACGGCGGATCAAAAGAGACGACTGGTCATCACACTCACCGACTCAGGTCAAGAAGAACTCGTTTCGCGACTTTCCGTCGCGTGCCGCCCTTCTCAAATGCCAGACGTCATGGGTTGGTACGCATTCATGATCAGACACTACGTCCGGCCGTATCTCCCCATCCTATTCTCGAACCTACGCCCTACCGGATTCATTTTCGACCGTGCTATGCACCCCAAAAACCACTTCAAAGTGGGAGGGAACCGGCGCTATTTTTCCTCGAATGGGTCGATATATAAAGAAACATTGCCTGAGCTTGCAGTAAAAGTCGCTGAAGCTATGCAAGGTGCAGTTGAAAAACGACTAGGTCGCATCTACGACGAAATAATTATCGACGAAGTCCAAGACATCAGCCGAAAAAGCCTAGACATAATCGAGCGGATCTTGAACAAATCTAAACCCCACCTAGTATTAGTCGGCGACGTCAGGCAATCCCTCCTCGATAGTGATCAAACGTCATCTAAAAACCGAAACGCAGATCGCTTAGAACTCATCAACTGGTACCGGATCCACGAATCGACGGGTCGCCTTGAAACCAAAGAGCTAAGTGAAACCTGGAGATCAAACCAGGGAATTGCTGACTTCTCAGACCGCATTTTTCCCACTGAACTGGGGTTCGCGCCAACGATATCCCAAAACAAGATGGTCACTGGACACGACGGTGTCTTTCTCGTGCATGAACAATACCTCGCAACCTATCTCGAAAAATATCAGCCGGTGCCTCTGCGCGGTAGTAAAGCGTCTGGCAAGCACCTCACTGATCTGGAATTCAAGAACATCGGAACAGCCAAGGGGCTTACCTACGATCGAGTAATCATTTTTCCGACCAATCCCATGCTCAAGCTGATTGCAAACGGCAAGCCTTTGGCAGACAAGAGCGCTTGTCTCTTCTACGTTGGAATAACAAGAGCAAGAGCATCAGTCGCCATAATCGTCAACGACGAAACGCTTACGAGAAGGTTACGAGAGAATCCATTCATTCCTATTCGTGTGTGGGCTCCTGACACTTCCGAGCATTAG
- a CDS encoding ATP-dependent nuclease encodes MITKVHIRGYRKLKEITLNPHHEMNIIVGANQAGKSTILEAITMALTGKFEGVAASEMLNPYWFNMELVDTFFNALSITKARNPLPPIPEFRIDIHIEVPDGESQKMRGIHNMLKVDSVGLSIHAYPDLDYSKEIEQYFREANCPHILPVEYYRLDWRDFADQVVYRRPKELGVAVIDTRTIRSDRGMDYYTRQIVEERLDPKVRNHVSVEHRKMRASLADDLLSALDGALGADLPAFHQLKLGIQVDQSRSSSWANTLVPAIDKVPFSQSGKGTQAIAKTVLAMGKSSESSAYLLVEEPENHLSHTNLRELLSYTAAGREGRQVFVTTHSSYVLNRLGLDQLVLLHEGKARAFQELSHGTSEYFKKLSGFDTLRLVLAKKAVLVEGPSDEIVFNRFFRDKYGAEPLDYGVDVISIGGVSFRRGFELASVLNRPLVALRDNDGKTPEHWQDKIKEFTKPNERELFIGQPNLGWTLEYQIKSANSEYALRTVLELDNNKNLLDWMSTHKTATALKIATSQKKLNPPKYIEDAINSLQSLVIRTSELS; translated from the coding sequence GTGATCACGAAAGTTCATATTCGCGGCTACCGAAAACTCAAAGAGATAACTCTCAACCCCCACCACGAAATGAACATCATTGTGGGCGCAAATCAAGCGGGTAAGTCCACCATTCTCGAAGCAATCACGATGGCACTCACTGGCAAGTTCGAAGGGGTAGCCGCAAGCGAGATGCTCAACCCCTACTGGTTCAACATGGAACTCGTAGATACTTTCTTCAACGCACTCTCGATTACGAAGGCCAGAAATCCGCTTCCTCCAATTCCGGAGTTCCGTATCGATATACATATTGAGGTTCCAGATGGTGAATCCCAGAAGATGCGGGGCATCCACAACATGCTAAAAGTGGACAGCGTCGGTCTTTCCATTCACGCATATCCCGACCTTGATTATTCGAAAGAGATCGAGCAGTATTTTCGAGAAGCGAATTGTCCCCACATACTCCCGGTTGAGTACTACCGCCTCGATTGGCGAGATTTTGCCGACCAAGTTGTCTATCGACGCCCCAAGGAACTAGGGGTTGCTGTTATCGACACGCGCACGATTCGTTCAGATCGGGGCATGGACTACTACACACGTCAGATCGTCGAAGAACGCCTTGATCCTAAGGTTCGCAACCACGTCTCAGTTGAGCACCGTAAGATGAGGGCTTCTCTGGCTGATGATTTATTGTCAGCGCTTGACGGTGCGTTGGGTGCGGACTTACCCGCGTTTCACCAGTTGAAGCTTGGTATTCAAGTTGACCAGTCGCGCTCATCATCATGGGCAAACACTCTGGTGCCAGCGATAGACAAGGTTCCATTTTCTCAGTCCGGAAAAGGAACGCAGGCGATAGCAAAAACAGTGCTCGCGATGGGAAAGTCGTCTGAGTCTTCCGCCTACCTACTTGTTGAAGAACCAGAGAATCACCTAAGTCACACGAACTTGCGTGAGCTACTTTCTTATACTGCAGCAGGACGTGAGGGACGGCAGGTCTTCGTCACCACACACAGCTCATACGTCCTCAACCGCCTTGGCCTAGACCAGCTTGTTCTCCTACACGAGGGCAAAGCGCGCGCGTTCCAAGAACTGAGCCATGGCACATCAGAGTATTTCAAGAAGCTTTCTGGATTCGACACGTTACGACTTGTCCTAGCAAAGAAAGCCGTACTGGTTGAGGGGCCTTCCGACGAAATAGTTTTCAACAGATTTTTTCGCGATAAATACGGGGCTGAGCCTCTAGACTACGGAGTCGACGTCATATCAATCGGCGGGGTCTCCTTCCGTCGAGGATTCGAACTAGCTTCAGTGTTGAATCGACCACTCGTAGCGCTACGCGACAACGATGGCAAGACCCCTGAACACTGGCAGGACAAGATTAAGGAATTCACGAAACCCAACGAACGTGAGCTCTTTATTGGCCAACCCAATTTGGGTTGGACACTCGAGTACCAGATTAAGTCGGCAAATAGTGAATATGCTCTTCGAACAGTTCTCGAGCTAGACAACAACAAGAACCTTTTGGATTGGATGTCGACGCACAAGACGGCTACGGCCCTCAAAATTGCGACTTCGCAGAAAAAGTTGAATCCTCCAAAATACATCGAAGATGCAATCAACTCGCTTCAAAGCCTCGTGATCAGGACAAGCGAATTATCGTGA
- a CDS encoding type III restriction-modification system endonuclease, with amino-acid sequence MQIKLQALEHQQRALTALTHVFADVVLDDSSAMEANPVFDVADRQITDNIADLQAGLVEGVEAIPRPWRTRTDDGVLGVDVKMETGTGKTLVYTQMMYELNRLYGFHKFIILVPSTPIKEGTRSFITSGYARRYFDDEYGSRLKLDLEVLDPQKRSKGRKMFPSAIASFVQASRIAKGHITALLMTDGMLQSKATMAATYDQTVMGTSSQPYEALRQTRPIVIIDEPHRFRRENKAYKTVLEQLRPQAIIRFGATFPKNEKSGVTDYNNLVFNLGSVEAFNEQLVKGVSIQYPLDEASESTRLRLTSMSRSRPKTATFENLDTHKKTTLHIGDSLGQADGDFAGITVAEVGKTRVPEIKSGVTLSNDQILGTGDTIVSRVYTETYQSLMMKRALENHFETEWVNYQRATKVKTLTLFFIDSIASYRGEDGPGHLRTRFHELLRQQLAKEIDKHKDGTSQVERDYVDYLRASAADVAATNGGYFSADNSSSDEAIRAEVDQILRDKQSLLSFTNPDGTPHTMRFIFSKWTLREGWDNPNVFQIVKLRSSESDISKLQEVGRGLRLPVDVSGSRLSHEQFYLTYLIDYTEESFAQSLITEINSDAAATVPSGKELLPAVAKEIGKTETELFIELLQAGLVDTDKNVVEGKEQELLERYPQFNVGKVKPDKVVTDARKTKVGIRPKRYAELKQLWEAVNAKYYLRLDDLTADEIATCIDHILDQNIYTPQVGRFAEETITKADDGSLTTKTATKSTFAIDDRLAYGDWLKQAYLQTYLPIKAIHAGLVRRNTKQKLPDGFFNKATLGKFVAEFQSWMQQEFKSRFSYTRIDGPLGATALTGSNGKPLKNIVQGNIGIYRDTEADVPEKFLYDAFVYDSPKEQATIRDSVLDEVVVYGKIPRRSIRVPVYFGGTTSPDFMYVLKGGDGTLSLNFIVETKDVDTKANLRETEQLRIKAARKFFESISSDNITVRFMPQLKRDDIVTLIKQVVAS; translated from the coding sequence ATGCAGATCAAGCTTCAAGCTCTTGAGCACCAGCAACGCGCACTCACGGCGTTGACTCATGTGTTTGCGGACGTGGTATTGGATGATTCGTCTGCGATGGAAGCGAACCCGGTGTTCGATGTTGCCGACCGGCAGATCACCGACAACATTGCCGATCTTCAGGCGGGTTTGGTTGAGGGTGTGGAGGCGATTCCTCGCCCGTGGCGCACCCGCACCGATGATGGTGTGTTGGGTGTGGACGTGAAGATGGAGACCGGGACCGGCAAAACGCTGGTCTACACCCAGATGATGTACGAGTTGAATCGGCTCTACGGGTTCCACAAGTTCATTATTTTGGTGCCGTCGACCCCGATTAAGGAAGGCACCAGGTCGTTTATCACCTCGGGTTATGCCCGGCGCTATTTCGATGACGAGTATGGCAGCCGGTTGAAGCTCGACTTGGAGGTGCTTGACCCGCAGAAGCGGTCGAAGGGCAGGAAGATGTTCCCCTCGGCGATCGCGAGTTTTGTGCAGGCCTCTCGGATCGCGAAAGGCCATATCACGGCGCTGTTGATGACTGATGGCATGTTACAGTCGAAAGCCACGATGGCTGCAACCTATGACCAGACTGTGATGGGCACGTCGAGCCAGCCGTATGAGGCGCTGCGCCAGACCCGCCCGATCGTGATCATTGACGAGCCGCACCGGTTCCGCCGCGAGAACAAGGCCTACAAGACTGTCCTCGAACAGCTGCGTCCTCAGGCGATTATCCGGTTCGGGGCGACGTTCCCGAAGAACGAGAAATCCGGAGTGACGGACTACAACAATCTAGTGTTCAACCTCGGCTCGGTGGAGGCTTTCAACGAGCAGCTCGTCAAAGGCGTCTCGATCCAGTATCCGCTGGACGAAGCGAGTGAGTCGACCAGGCTGCGGTTGACGAGCATGTCGCGGAGTAGACCAAAGACGGCAACGTTTGAGAATCTCGATACGCACAAGAAAACCACGCTGCACATTGGTGACTCGCTGGGGCAAGCTGACGGGGACTTTGCGGGCATCACAGTGGCCGAGGTCGGTAAGACCAGGGTGCCGGAGATCAAGTCGGGTGTGACCTTGTCGAACGACCAGATTCTTGGCACCGGGGACACGATCGTCAGCCGCGTCTACACCGAGACCTACCAGAGTCTGATGATGAAACGCGCGTTGGAGAACCACTTCGAAACCGAGTGGGTCAACTACCAGCGGGCGACGAAGGTGAAGACGCTGACCCTGTTTTTCATCGATTCGATCGCCTCCTACCGTGGCGAGGACGGCCCGGGTCATCTGCGTACTCGTTTCCACGAGCTGTTGCGCCAGCAGCTGGCCAAAGAGATCGACAAGCACAAGGACGGTACCTCGCAGGTCGAACGCGACTACGTCGACTATCTGCGCGCCTCAGCGGCCGATGTGGCCGCGACGAACGGCGGCTACTTCTCGGCCGACAACTCCTCAAGTGATGAGGCGATCCGGGCTGAGGTCGACCAGATCCTGCGCGACAAGCAGTCCCTGCTCTCGTTCACGAACCCGGACGGCACACCACACACGATGCGGTTCATTTTCTCCAAGTGGACCCTGCGTGAGGGCTGGGACAATCCGAACGTGTTCCAGATCGTTAAACTCCGCTCGTCCGAGTCGGACATTTCCAAGCTGCAAGAGGTCGGGCGCGGTCTGCGTCTGCCTGTGGATGTCAGCGGTAGCCGGTTGTCGCATGAACAGTTCTATCTGACCTACTTGATCGACTACACCGAGGAATCGTTCGCGCAGTCTCTGATCACCGAGATCAACTCCGACGCGGCAGCAACGGTACCGTCGGGGAAGGAACTCCTCCCAGCCGTCGCCAAGGAAATCGGCAAAACGGAGACAGAACTGTTCATCGAGCTGCTTCAAGCCGGATTGGTCGACACAGACAAGAACGTCGTCGAAGGCAAGGAACAGGAGTTGTTGGAGCGTTACCCACAGTTCAATGTGGGCAAGGTCAAGCCCGACAAGGTGGTCACCGACGCTCGCAAAACCAAGGTCGGTATCCGACCCAAACGGTACGCCGAACTCAAACAGCTGTGGGAGGCGGTCAACGCCAAGTACTATCTGCGTCTCGATGACCTCACCGCAGACGAGATCGCAACCTGCATCGATCACATCCTCGACCAGAACATCTACACACCGCAGGTGGGGCGCTTCGCCGAGGAAACAATCACCAAAGCAGACGACGGGAGCCTGACCACCAAGACTGCCACCAAGTCAACATTCGCTATTGATGATCGGCTAGCTTATGGGGATTGGCTCAAACAGGCGTACTTGCAAACCTATCTGCCGATCAAAGCGATACATGCCGGACTTGTCCGCCGCAATACGAAGCAGAAACTGCCCGACGGGTTCTTCAACAAGGCCACCCTCGGCAAGTTCGTCGCCGAGTTCCAGAGTTGGATGCAGCAGGAGTTCAAGAGCCGATTTTCCTATACTCGCATCGACGGCCCGCTCGGAGCTACCGCACTGACAGGCTCGAATGGCAAACCGTTGAAGAACATTGTTCAAGGCAACATTGGCATCTACCGCGACACTGAAGCTGACGTGCCAGAGAAGTTCCTCTACGACGCGTTCGTCTACGACTCGCCGAAGGAACAAGCCACCATCCGTGACTCTGTCCTTGACGAGGTCGTCGTCTACGGCAAGATCCCGCGTCGCTCCATCCGGGTACCCGTGTACTTCGGTGGCACCACAAGCCCTGACTTCATGTACGTCCTCAAAGGCGGCGACGGGACACTCTCACTGAACTTCATCGTCGAAACCAAAGACGTCGACACCAAGGCGAACCTCCGCGAAACCGAACAGCTACGCATCAAGGCAGCCAGAAAGTTCTTCGAATCCATCAGCAGCGACAACATCACCGTCCGGTTCATGCCCCAACTCAAACGCGACGACATCGTAACTCTCATCAAACAGGTGGTGGCGTCGTGA
- a CDS encoding DNA methyltransferase: MFISIDDNEYFDLKGALDEIFGEQNCISTLIVQTNPRGRTFDRFIAKTHEYILAYTKTKSPEAMSMIPKTEEALASYKNKDEKGSYRLLELRNRNPVFNRQNRPNLFYPFFADPDSCEVSLQKGGKFTLEILPRNSEGADGCWTWSTRKAKDFSNLLVARQANTVKWSVFRKDYLDKSSSTTKAKALWLEPGINHEHGKERVRELFDGESPFSFPKSTDYIKKVLELGAADSDAIVLDFFPVQRLRPTHCWN, from the coding sequence ATGTTCATCTCAATTGATGATAATGAATACTTCGACCTAAAGGGCGCTTTAGACGAAATATTTGGCGAGCAGAACTGCATTTCCACCCTTATAGTTCAAACCAATCCTCGCGGCAGAACCTTTGATCGGTTTATTGCAAAGACGCATGAGTACATTTTGGCGTACACAAAGACCAAATCCCCTGAAGCAATGTCTATGATCCCAAAAACTGAGGAAGCGCTTGCCTCTTATAAGAATAAAGACGAAAAAGGAAGCTATCGCCTCCTCGAGTTACGAAATCGAAACCCTGTATTTAATCGCCAAAACCGACCAAACTTGTTCTACCCGTTCTTTGCTGACCCAGATTCTTGCGAAGTCTCATTGCAAAAAGGTGGGAAATTTACCTTGGAGATCCTGCCTCGGAATTCTGAGGGGGCAGACGGGTGCTGGACTTGGAGCACCAGGAAAGCCAAGGATTTTTCCAATTTACTTGTTGCAAGGCAAGCGAATACGGTCAAGTGGAGTGTTTTTCGAAAAGATTACCTTGACAAATCTTCATCCACCACAAAAGCAAAGGCACTGTGGCTTGAACCGGGGATTAATCATGAACACGGAAAGGAACGTGTCCGAGAGCTATTTGACGGTGAATCTCCTTTTAGCTTTCCAAAGTCTACCGATTACATAAAAAAGGTTCTGGAACTTGGGGCTGCCGATTCTGATGCGATAGTGCTCGACTTTTTTCCGGTTCAGCGACTACGGCCGACGCATTGCTGGAATTGA
- a CDS encoding helix-turn-helix domain-containing protein: MTTKRAFSYKPLWKLLIDRDMNKTQLQERADISPATLSKLGCGGNVTTDVLARICEALDCDIADICKVVPNEEEVVL; encoded by the coding sequence ATGACAACTAAGCGCGCCTTCAGCTACAAGCCCCTCTGGAAACTCCTCATCGACCGCGACATGAATAAAACTCAACTTCAAGAACGTGCAGACATCAGCCCAGCCACCCTGTCCAAACTCGGATGCGGCGGCAACGTCACCACCGACGTCCTTGCCCGCATCTGCGAAGCACTCGACTGCGACATCGCCGATATTTGCAAAGTCGTCCCGAACGAAGAGGAAGTCGTCCTATGA